The following proteins are encoded in a genomic region of Glycine soja cultivar W05 chromosome 17, ASM419377v2, whole genome shotgun sequence:
- the LOC114393715 gene encoding transmembrane protein 64-like: protein MTYYETDGGGRREEVVPDVTLTIQSDDGNGDYVKLRANADDGSPPGAAAELSPPTLRAAVWYWVKLVVLFLFLGFLAVVVLVWVGPYFIDKEIIPIINWETETFSTPVLTVLVFASVAIFPTLLLPSTPSMWVAGMTFGYGFGFLLIISAAAIGVSLPFVIGKLFHHKIEGWLEKYPKKASILRSAGGGSWFHQFRAVAFIRISPFPYLIFNYCAVATNVKYGPYIVGSLVGMVPEIFVAIYTGILIRTLADASYEKHSLSAPQIILNVAGFCITVATTIFFTAYARRRLDELQREEDPLLQ, encoded by the exons ATGACGTATTACGAGACTGATGGTGGTGGTCGGAGAGAAGAGGTCGTGCCGGACGTTACCCTCACAATCCAATCCGATGATGGCAATGGGGACTATGTGAAACTGAGGGCCAACGCCGACGACGGTTCTCCTCCGGGTGCGGCGGCGGAGCTTTCTCCGCCGACGCTAAGAGCCGCCGTGTGGTATTGGGTGAAATTGGTGGTGTTGTTTCTATTCCTGGGGTTTTTGGCTGTGGTTGTGCTCGTCTGGGTCGGACCCTATTTCATAGACAAG GAGATTATTCCGATTATAAATTGGGAGACAGAGACTTTCAGTACTCCAGTGTTAACTGTTTTGGTGTTTGCATCTGTGGCAATATTCCCAACCCTACTTTTGCCATCTACACCTTCCATGTGGGTGGCTGGAATGACATTTGGTTATGGCTTTGGGTTCTTGCTAATTATATCTGCAGCAGCTATTGGTGTATCACTCCCTTTTGTCATCGGCAAACTCTTCCACCATAAAATTGAA GGGTGGCTGGAGAAGTATCCGAAAAAAGCTTCTATTCTAAGATCTGCTGGTGGAGGGAGCTGGTTTCATCAGTTCCGGGCTGTTGCCTTTATCAGAATTTCCCCATTCCCATACTTAATCTTCAACTATTGTGCTGTGGCAACAAATGTTAAGTATGGGCCTTATATAGTTGGGTCCTTGGTAGGAATGGTGCCGGAAATATTTGTTGCAATCTATAC TGGAATATTGATTCGGACATTAGCTGATGCTTCATATGAAAAGCATTCTCTATCTGCCCCACAAATTATTCTCAATGTGGCAGGCTTCTGTATAACGGTGGCGACAACCATCTTTTTCACAGCTTATGCTAGGAGACGGCTTGATGAGTTACAAAGGGAGGAGGATCCATTGTTGCAGTAG
- the LOC114392499 gene encoding zinc finger A20 and AN1 domain-containing stress-associated protein 1-like yields the protein MGSSERKPCANNCGFFGTSEKLNLCSKCYKDLCLEEELASMKSVLCSAKPPSPAEPSQGTEGPSKPANRCGTCNKKVGLTGFVCKCGSTFCGVHRYPEKHKCTYDFKGEAREAIAKANPVVKGDKIDRF from the coding sequence ATGGGTTCTTCGGAGCGGAAACCCTGCGCCAACAACTGCGGTTTCTTCGGAACTTCCGAGAAGCTAAACCTCTGCTCCAAATGCTACAAGGACCTCTGTCTCGAAGAGGAGCTTGCATCAATGAAGTCTGTGCTCTGCTCAGCAAAGCCACCCTCGCCGGCGGAGCCGTCGCAGGGCACGGAGGGTCCGTCGAAACCGGCGAACCGGTGTGGGACATGCAACAAAAAAGTGGGTTTAACCGGTTTTGTGTGCAAGTGTGGGAGTACCTTCTGTGGGGTGCATCGTTACCCGGAGAAACACAAGTGCACCTATGATTTTAAGGGTGAGGCCCGCGAAGCGATTGCGAAGGCGAATCCTGTTGTTAAGGGTGACAAAATTGATAGGTTTTAG